TGAAAAAATTTATTGAGGAACTCCCGAGTATAAAGAAAGCCAATCACCCCATAGAATATTCTGCTTTATTACACAAGGAATTTGTAGGAATACATCCATTTATTGATGGAAATGGAAGGATAGCCAGGCTCTTAATGAATCTTGCCTTACTACAAGCAGGCTATACAATTGTAATAATTCCTCCTATCCTCAGGCAAGACTATATAAATTTATTAGAGATTGCCCATACAAAGGCTGATGTTCAACCCTTTATAAACTTTATTTCTTGTATGCTATATGAAAGTCTAAGTGAATATCTTCGTCTAATTAAGGGGTATGAAGATGAATGAAAAAGAGACATCAAAAGAAAGGTTTAAAAGATTAGCTACAGCAAGGACAAATACAGTCCTAAAGAGGCTTAGTGTGCTTGGAAACTGCGCCAATAGGCAGGTTTATGAATATACCAGAGAAGATATAGAAAAAATCTTCGCCACAATTGAAAAGAAGACAAAAGAGATAAAGGCAAGATTTTATTTTCCAGATGAGGAGTTTAAGTTGTAGGAGAAAGAAATGAACAAGGAATTATCCAATGTGGATATAGCTGTATATGCTCTTTATCTCTTAGATGGGTGGCAAAAGCGTGTTCATGCAGAAGACATTGCTTTAAAATGTTACAATCTTGCTCCCTCCAAATTTTCTTGGATAAAATATCCAGATTATCCCGATATTCTGGTTACTTACCAAGCATTAGGGGATGCTAAAAAACCAAAATATGGAACATTAGTTAAAGGGGAAAGCGAAAGAAAAAATCCTCCTGGAGGATGGATGCTAACATCTAACGGGTTTCAATGGATAAAAGCAAATAAGCCACGAATAGAACAATATTTAGGTAGACATATACCAATGGGAGACCGCTTGCCTGCAGACAGAAAACTAAAAGAGTTATTTGGAACTGTAGCCTTTAGAAAATTCAGGGAGTATGGAGAACAAGCAGAAATTTCACATCCTGAATTTGCTGAATCACTTGTCTGCACAGTAAATACTAAAGCTGAGATATTGAACGACCGATTAGCTCAACTTTATTCAATAGCCGAAGAACTAAAAAAAGAGGAGGTTAAAAAATATGTGAATTTTTGTAACAGCAAGTTTGCCTTGCTGTTAAAAAAGGAGGTGTAAGAAATGCCAAAGTTTGAAATTCCTCAAGAATGGAATTTGAGTACAAATCGGCGATATATACGCCAAAATATGGAAAGAGCAATGAGGGGAAAAATAGACCGGGGGTTAGTAGAGCTGATTACAAACTCTGATGGCAGTTATCAAGATTTAGAAGATTTAGAGGAAAAAAGGGGAAAGATTTTAGGAAAAATACGAATAGAGATTGAAAGGCGGAAAAAAGGACAACCTTCAATTGTGAAAGTGCGAGATAGAGCAGGTGGAATGAATAGAATGGAAATGTATGAGAAACTTGGTGAATTGGGTAAAAGAACATCAGGATTTGAAAGAGGAAAGATGCGCCGTGGACTTCATGGACGAGGTGCAAGGGATGTTGCCGTTTTTGGAACTGTTCATTTTGAAAGCATTAAAGATGAGGAATATAACCACCTAATTATTCCTCCTTCCCTAAAATGTAGGTTCACGGAACCTAAACCTAAGAAAGCCACTGAGGAAATACGAAAGAAACTTGGGATTCCAAGAGGTAACGGCACAGTAGTTACTATTGGGGTTGAGGGCAGGTTTGAAGTTCCACAACATCAAACTCTATTATACGAATTTTCACGATATTACAGTCTGCGAGAGATATTTTCTAATCCTGATAGAGAAGTAAAATTGGTAGATCTGAATAAAAATAGAGAGGATCCCTTGTCTTATCCTTATCGCCATCGCCCTGGCGAAGAAATATTTAATGAAAGTTTTTCAGTTCCTAAATATCCAGAAGCTACAGCCCACCTTATGATCTATAAGCACATAAGTTCTTTTGAGCAAGGCATCCTTCCTTCTCGGGAGGGAATCTTGATTAAAAGTGGAGCAGCAATACACGACTGTACCTATTTTGGGTTAGAATCAGAACCATTTTCTTGGAGATTTACAGGCGAGTTATGTTGTAAATTTATTGATAATTTAATTCGTGAATATGACGATAGGGAAGAAGCAAATCCTGATAATCCTAATCATCCTGAAGACAATCCAATACGATTATTAGACCCATTCCGTGATGGCTTAATACTTGAACACCCTTTCGCACAGGAGCTTTACAAAAGAGGCAAAGAAATTTTACGGCCTTTTATTGAGGAATTAAAATCTGCTGAAGCCCATCCCAAACAAAATGTTACAAATGAAGACCTTGAAAGGAAATTAGATAATCTTTCTAAAGAAGTTTCAAGGGTTTTTGAAAGAAAACTAATTGAGATAGAAAAAGAAATCCCAACAGGAGATATTGCTGACCAAACAATTATAAGCCGTCCTAATGGTTTGCATATCATTCCACTCAGCGAGAAAGAGGAAATATCTATTTTAGTGGATCAACCTAAAACATTTTCTATCATAGTGAAGCACTATGAAGATTTGGATGAATCCCTACC
This portion of the bacterium genome encodes:
- a CDS encoding Fic family protein; its protein translation is KKFIEELPSIKKANHPIEYSALLHKEFVGIHPFIDGNGRIARLLMNLALLQAGYTIVIIPPILRQDYINLLEIAHTKADVQPFINFISCMLYESLSEYLRLIKGYEDE